One Equus caballus isolate H_3958 breed thoroughbred chromosome 14, TB-T2T, whole genome shotgun sequence DNA segment encodes these proteins:
- the LOC100072198 gene encoding protocadherin gamma-B7 isoform X21, which yields MGGSCARRRPAGPRQVLFPFLLPLFYPALSEPIRYSIPEELAKGSVVGNLAKDLGLSVLDVSARKLRVSAEKLLFSVDPESGELLVKDRIDREQICKERRRCELQLEAVVENPLNIFHIVVVVEDINDHAPQFHKDEINLEISESVSPGMGTILECAKDPDISMNSLSKYQLSPNEYFSLVVKDNPDGGKYPELVLKKTLDRETQSTHHLVLTALDSGEPPRSGTTQIRILVVDANDNPPVFSQDVYRVSLPEDVPPGSSVLKVSATDQDEGFNAEITYSFLGVTDNAQHVFSLDPATGNIITHQPLDFEEVERYTMGVEAKDRGSLSTQCKVIIEVLDENDNLPEIIITSLSDQILEDSRPGMVVALFKTRDRDSRENGEVTCNLSRDVPFKIHSSSNNYYKLVTDGALDREQTPEYNVTITATDRGKPPLSSSTTITLHVTDVNDNAPVFRQSAYLVHVPENNPPGASIAQVSASDPDLGPNGRVSYSIVASDLEPRALSSYVSVSAQSGVVFAQRSFDHEQLRAFELTLQARDQGSPALSANASLRVLVGDRNDNAPRVLYPALGPDGSALFDTVPRAAQPGYLVTKVVAVDADSGHNAWLSYHVLQASEPGLFSLGLRTGEVRTARALGDRDAARQRLLVAVRDGGQPPLSATATLLLVFADSLQEALPDLGDHPAPSEPQAELQFYLVVALALISVLFLLAVILAIALRLRRSSSPATGGCFGSVLCSKSGPEIPPNYSEGTLPYAYNLCVPGDQTNPEFNFLTSVDHCPATQDILNKDSSSVLLASILTPSIEADKKTFKQIGLQAPLFTNQGMGSCELQSPSLPRLNNTKSEMDTHRSS from the exons ATGGGAGGGAGCTGCGCGCGGAGGCGCCCGGCCGGCCCGCGGCAGGTACTGTTTCCCTTCCTGCTGCCTTTGTTCTACCCCGCGCTCTCCGAACCGATCCGCTACTCGATTCCTGAGGAGCTGGCCAAGGGCTCGGTGGTCGGGAACCTCGCCAAGGATCTAGGACTCAGTGTCCTGGATGTGTCGGCTCGGAAGCTGCGAGTTAGCGCAGAGAAGCTGCTTTTCAGCGTAGACCCGGAGAGCGGGGAGCTACTTGTGAAGGACCGAATAGACCGTGAGCAGATATgcaaagagagaagaagatgTGAATTGCAGTTGGAAGCTGTGGTGGAAAatcctttaaatatctttcatatCGTTGTGGTTGTTGAGGATATTAATGACCACGCCCCTCAATtccataaagatgaaataaacttAGAAATCAGTGAGTCTGTCAGCCCGGGGATGGGAACAATTCTTGAGTGTGCAAAAGATCCCGATATTAGTATGAATTCACTGAGCAAGTACCAACTAAGTCCTAACGAGTATTTCTCGTTGGTGGTGAAAGACAATCCCGATGGTGGCAAATATCCAGAACTGGTATTGAAGAAGACCCTGGACCGAGAAACGCAGAGCACTCATCACTTGGTGCTGACAGCCTTAGACAGCGGGGAACCGCCGCGAAGCGGCACCACTCAAATCCGAATCCTGGTGGTGGATGCCAACGATAACCCCCCAGTGTTCAGCCAAGACGTGTACAGGGTCAGCCTTCCGGAAGACGTGCCCCCAGGCAGCTCGGTGTTGAAGGTGAGTGCCACAGACCAAGACGAAGGCTTCAACGCGGAGATCACCTACTCATTCCTTGGTGTGACTGATAACGCCCAGCACGTGTTCTCTCTGGATCCCGCTACAGGAAACATTATAACTCACCAACCCTTGGATTTTGAAGAAGTAGAAAGATATACCATGGGTGTAGAAGCAAAGGACCGAGGATCCCTCTCTACACAGTGTAAAGTAATTATAGAAGTTCTAGACGAAAATGACAACCTCCCAGAAATAATCATCACTTCCCTCTCTGATCAGATTTTGGAGGATTCTCGTCCCGGAATGGTTGTGGCTCTCTTCAAAACACGGGACCGGGATTCCAGGGAAAATGGAGAAGTCACATGCAATTTAAGTAGAGATGTTCCATTTAAGATTCATTCTTCTTCTAATAATTACTACAAGCTTGTAACAGATGGGGCCCTGGACAGGGAGCAGACCCCAGAGTATAATGTGACAATCACAGCCACCGACAGGGGCAAGCCGCCCCTCTCCTCCAGCACTACCATCACCCTGCACGTCACCGACGTCAACGACAACGCGCCGGTTTTCCGACAGTCAGCCTACTTGGTCCACGTGCCAGAAAACAACCCGCCCGGCGCCTCCATCGCCCAAGTCAGCGCCTCAGATCCCGACCTGGGACCCAACGGCCGCGTCTCCTACTCCATCGTGGCCAGCGACCTGGAGCCGCGGGCGCTGTCGTCCTACGTGTCGGTGAGCGCGCAGAGCGGGGTGGTGTTCGCGCAGCGCTCCTTCGACCACGAGCAGCTGCGCGCCTTCGAGCTGACGCTGCAGGCCCGCGACCAGGGCTCGCCCGCGCTCAGCGCCAACGCGAGCCTGCGCGTGCTGGTGGGCGACCGCAACGACAACGCGCCAAGGGTGCTGTACCCGGCGCTGGGGCCCGACGGCTCGGCGCTCTTCGACACGGTGCCGCGCGCCGCGCAGCCCGGCTACCTGGTCACCAAGGTGGTGGCGGTGGACGCCGACTCGGGACACAACGCCTGGCTGTCCTACCACGTGCTGCAGGCCAGCGAGCCCGGACTCTTCAGCCTGGGGCTGCGCACGGGCGAGGTGCGCACGGCGCGTGCTTTGGGCGACAGGGACGCGGCCCGCCAGCGCCTGCTGGTCGCCGTGCGGGACGGGGGACAGCCGCCCCTCTCGGCCACCGCCACGCTGCTCCTGGTCTTCGCAGACAGCCTACAAGAGGCACTGCCGGACCTCGGCGACCATCCTGCACCCTCTGAGCCCCAGGCTGAGCTGCAGTTTTACCTGGTGGTGGCCTTGGCCTTGATCTCTGTGCTCTTCCTGCTCGCGGTGATTCTGGCCATTGCCCTGCGCCTGCGACGCTCCTCCAGCCCCGCCACTGGGGGCTGCTTTGGGTCTGTTCTCTGCTCCAAATCTGGACCCGAGATTCCCCCCAACTACAGTGAGGGAACGTTGCCCTATGCCTATAACTTGTGTGTGCCTGGGGATCAGACTAACCCAGAATTTAATTTTCTCACATCTGTCGATCATTGTCCAGCCACACAAGATATTCTCAACAAAGATAGCTCTTCAGTGCTGTTGGCTAGCATTTTAACTCCAAGTATCGAAGCAGATAAGAAGACTTTTAAACAA ATTGGACTCCAGGCGCCGCTGTTCACCAATCAGGGAATGGGAAGCTGCGAGCTACAgagtccctccctcccccgcctcaacaacacaaagagtgaGATGGATACTCACAGATCCTCCTGA